Proteins co-encoded in one Oreochromis aureus strain Israel breed Guangdong linkage group 3, ZZ_aureus, whole genome shotgun sequence genomic window:
- the LOC120438548 gene encoding uncharacterized protein LOC120438548 isoform X2, whose translation MKMFVPSLLLVIVSHHTQAVVVEVYGGIQSVTLPCHYSNHIPEDPTVMWIRIDLNPNFVHKQKEKDDLTGQNQHYNRRTFMRSDALDTGDFSLTLRKPTETDTGKYTCTIGDGRELLILGDVQLLVKGQRQSMAVVTLVLLLLAILLVCFCWVCICLKGQVPLVLHHLHFVLALGIVFSGSILLLHQDHFFTGYQAEEGNESVQLPCTATIHLTEDTKVEWKNSCNGKIHVYKNGSDRPEEQDENYRGRTKMNENLLKTGDLSLTLKYPTVTDTQIYTCTVYNSEGNIMMIKQVELKVSGPTVKIWIFIAVCIVLYVAALLAFVFMCKKYKRMKSRQDAIV comes from the exons ATGAAGATGTTTGTGCCGTCTCTGCTCCTCGTGATTG TGTCCCACCATACCCAGGCTGTGGTGGTGGAAGTGTATGGAGGTATACAGTCTGTCACATTACCCTGCCACTACTCTAATCATATACCAGAAGACCCCACAGTGATGTGGATTCGTATCGATCTCAACCCCAACTTTGtccacaaacaaaaagaaaaagatgatcTTACAGGACAAAACCAGCATTACAACAGACGCACATTTATGAGGTCAGATGCTTTGGACACTGGAGAtttcagcctcactctgagaAAACCAACAGAGACAGACACTGGCAAGTACACCTGCACCATCGGCGATGGGAGAGAACTACTAATACTGGGAGATGTACAGCTGCTGGTAAAAG GACAACGTCAATCCATGGCTGTAGTAACCCTGGTGCTTCTGCTTCTTGCAattttacttgtttgtttttgctgggtttgtatttgtttaaaag GACAAGTTCCCTTAGTTCTCCACCATCTCCATTTTGTCCTTGCTCTTGGGATTGTTTTTTCTGGGAGTATTTTATTGCTTCATCAGGACCATTTCTTCACAG GTTACCAGGCAGAGGAGGGGAATGAGTCTGTCCAGTTGCCGTGCACAGCCACAATTCACTTGACTGAAGATACTAAGGTAGAGTGGAAGAACAGTTGTAATGGAAAGATCCATGTATATAAGAATGGATCTGACCGGCCTGAAGAACAGGACGAGAATTACAGAGGTCGAACAAAGATGAATGAAAATCTGCtcaaaactggagacctcagtctgactctgaaataccccacagtcacagacacacagatctACACCTGTACTGTCTACAACAGTGAGGGGAACATCATGATGAtcaaacaagtggagctgaaggTTAGTG GACCGACAGTCAAGATTTGGATATTCATCGCTGTGTGCATTGTCCTGTATGTAGCCGCTTTATTGGCCTTTGTCTtcatgtgtaaaaaatacaaaaggatGAAGAGCAGACAAG
- the LOC120438548 gene encoding uncharacterized protein LOC120438548 isoform X1 — MESCVCSVRSRITGFNYSRMKMFVPSLLLVIVSHHTQAVVVEVYGGIQSVTLPCHYSNHIPEDPTVMWIRIDLNPNFVHKQKEKDDLTGQNQHYNRRTFMRSDALDTGDFSLTLRKPTETDTGKYTCTIGDGRELLILGDVQLLVKGQRQSMAVVTLVLLLLAILLVCFCWVCICLKGQVPLVLHHLHFVLALGIVFSGSILLLHQDHFFTGYQAEEGNESVQLPCTATIHLTEDTKVEWKNSCNGKIHVYKNGSDRPEEQDENYRGRTKMNENLLKTGDLSLTLKYPTVTDTQIYTCTVYNSEGNIMMIKQVELKVSGPTVKIWIFIAVCIVLYVAALLAFVFMCKKYKRMKSRQDAIV, encoded by the exons ATGGAGTCATGTGTTTGTTCGGTCAGGAGCAGAATAACAGGATTCAATTACAGCCGGATGAAGATGTTTGTGCCGTCTCTGCTCCTCGTGATTG TGTCCCACCATACCCAGGCTGTGGTGGTGGAAGTGTATGGAGGTATACAGTCTGTCACATTACCCTGCCACTACTCTAATCATATACCAGAAGACCCCACAGTGATGTGGATTCGTATCGATCTCAACCCCAACTTTGtccacaaacaaaaagaaaaagatgatcTTACAGGACAAAACCAGCATTACAACAGACGCACATTTATGAGGTCAGATGCTTTGGACACTGGAGAtttcagcctcactctgagaAAACCAACAGAGACAGACACTGGCAAGTACACCTGCACCATCGGCGATGGGAGAGAACTACTAATACTGGGAGATGTACAGCTGCTGGTAAAAG GACAACGTCAATCCATGGCTGTAGTAACCCTGGTGCTTCTGCTTCTTGCAattttacttgtttgtttttgctgggtttgtatttgtttaaaag GACAAGTTCCCTTAGTTCTCCACCATCTCCATTTTGTCCTTGCTCTTGGGATTGTTTTTTCTGGGAGTATTTTATTGCTTCATCAGGACCATTTCTTCACAG GTTACCAGGCAGAGGAGGGGAATGAGTCTGTCCAGTTGCCGTGCACAGCCACAATTCACTTGACTGAAGATACTAAGGTAGAGTGGAAGAACAGTTGTAATGGAAAGATCCATGTATATAAGAATGGATCTGACCGGCCTGAAGAACAGGACGAGAATTACAGAGGTCGAACAAAGATGAATGAAAATCTGCtcaaaactggagacctcagtctgactctgaaataccccacagtcacagacacacagatctACACCTGTACTGTCTACAACAGTGAGGGGAACATCATGATGAtcaaacaagtggagctgaaggTTAGTG GACCGACAGTCAAGATTTGGATATTCATCGCTGTGTGCATTGTCCTGTATGTAGCCGCTTTATTGGCCTTTGTCTtcatgtgtaaaaaatacaaaaggatGAAGAGCAGACAAG